A genomic window from Phocoena sinus isolate mPhoSin1 chromosome 20, mPhoSin1.pri, whole genome shotgun sequence includes:
- the ERAL1 gene encoding GTPase Era, mitochondrial: MAAPGRRGAELLRTVLGVWPPGPDAAREWVTRLPLLLGSQQRCVSCVSGPAFSGPRLASASRPNGQSSALDCFLGLSQPDSSLNFRVPAVSMHRDEQDLLLVHRPDMPENPRVLRAVLLGAPNAGKSTLSNQLLGRKVFPVSQKVHTTRSQALGVITEKETQVILFDTPGLISPAKQKRHHLERSLLEDPWKSMESADLVVVLVDVSDKWTRNQLSPQVLQCLTQFSQVPSILVMNKVDCLKQKSVLLELTAALTEGVVNGKKLKTRQAVCSQPGNHCSSPAAKGPNTLSVGDPQRVGWPHFQEIFMLSALSQEDVKTLKQYLLAQARPGPWEFHSGVLTSQTPEEICANMIREKLLEYLPQEVPYNVQQKTVMWEEGPNGQLMIEQKLLVPKESHMRILIGPKGHLISQVAQEVGRDLMNIFLCEVQLRLSVKLLK, translated from the exons ATGGCTGCCCCCGGCAGGCGAGGTGCTGAGCTCCTTCGAACAGTGTTAGGGGTTTGGCCGCCGGGTCCCGACGCCGCGAGGGAATGGGTGACCCGGCTCCCCTTGCTCTTGGGCAGTCAGCAGAGGTGCGTCTCCTGTGTCTCGGGCCCGGCCTTTTCTGGTCCCCGCCTGGCCTCGGCTTCTCGCCCGAATGGCCAGAGCTCAGCCCTGGACTGCTTCCTCGGACTCTCTCAGCCAGACAGCTCGTTGAATTTTCGCGTCCCCGCCGTGTCCATGCACAGAG ATGAGCAGGATCTCCTCTTGGTCCATCGCCCCGACATGCCTGAGAACCCCCGAGTCCTACGAGCGGTCCTCCTGGGTGCCCCGAATGCAGGAAAATCAACCCTCTCCAACCAGCTGCTGGGCCGAAAA GTGTTCCCTGTCTCCCAGAAGGTGCACACCACTCGCAGCCAAGCTCTGGGGGTCATCACAGAGAAAGAGACCCAGGTG attCTATTTGACACACCTGGCCTCATCAGCCCTGCTAAACAGAAAAG GCACCATCTGGAGCGCTCTTTGTTGGAAGATCCATGGAAGAGCATGGAATCTGCTGATCTGG TTGTGGTTCTTGTGGATGTCTCGGACAAGTGGACTCGGAACCAGCTCAGTCCCCAGGTGCTCCAGTGCTTGACCCAGTTCTCCCAAGTCCCCAGCATCCTTGTCATGAACAAG gttgaTTGCCTGAAGCAGAAGTCAGTTCTCCTGGAGCTTACAGCAGCCCTCACTGAAGGTGTGGTCAATGGCAAGAAGCTCAAAACGAGGCAGGCTGTCTGCTCGCAGCCGGGCAACCATTGCTCCAGCCCAGCAGCTAAGGGCCCAAACACACTGTCTGTGGGAGACCCTCAGCGGGTTGGCTGGCCCCACTTCCAGGAGATCTTCATGTTGTCAGCCCTAAGCCAGGAGGATGTGAAAACACTAAAG CAATACCTCCTGGCACAGGCCCGGCCAGGGCCCTGGGAGTTCCACAGTGGAGTCCTCACCAGCCAGACGCCTGAGGAGATCTGCGCCAACATGATCCGAGAGAAGCTCCTGGAGTACCTGCCCCAGGAGGTGCCCTACAACGTGCAGCAG AAGACGGTAATGTGGGAGGAAGGGCCAAACGGGCAGCTGATGATTGAGCAGAAGCTTCTGGTGCCCAAAGAATCTCACATG AGGATCCTGATCGGTCCGAAAGGGCACCTGATCTCCCAGGTGGCACAGGAGGTGGGCCGCGACCTCATGAACATCTTCCTCTGTGAAGTTCAGCTCCGCCTGTCTGTGAAACTCCTCAAGTGA